A stretch of Aureispira sp. CCB-E DNA encodes these proteins:
- a CDS encoding acyl-CoA synthetase, with protein sequence MTLGLQLIERAQNWLNRTAIISNHKKYSYQELLNQSTHVASYLLNGSEDLKEARVAFLVSPSFEYTALQWGIWRAGGIAVPLCVLHPLPSLEYVLRDTGAKILVVDPTYYDLLAPLAAEEDIRLLTIETVLQSRVKATLPIIEDSRRAMILYTSGTTSLPKGVVTTHANLNFQISTLVDAWKWQQEDHILNVLPLHHVHGIINVMSCALWVGGCCQFLPKFNAAKVWELFSQGKINIFMAVPTIYFKLINCWEQATEDTQQRWSKAVEAFRLMVSGSAALPVPVLEKWQTISGHILLERYGMTEIGMGISNPYNGERRAGHIGQALPGVQIRLVNEQGVINTENISGEIQIKGPNVFKEYWRKPEATQKAFSEDGWFLSGDIALLNNNYYKILGRDSVDIIKSGGYKISALEIEDILRKHPLISDSAVVGIPNPEWGELIVACLVLKDGNQTTIDIKALKEWLKETLPAYKIPRQFIIQSALPRNVLGKVTKNELKKWF encoded by the coding sequence ATGACACTTGGCTTACAGCTAATAGAACGTGCCCAAAATTGGCTAAATCGTACTGCGATTATTTCTAATCATAAAAAATATAGTTATCAAGAATTACTAAACCAATCCACTCATGTTGCCAGCTATTTACTAAATGGTTCAGAGGATTTAAAAGAAGCACGAGTAGCTTTTTTAGTAAGTCCAAGTTTTGAATATACAGCCCTACAATGGGGCATTTGGAGAGCGGGTGGTATTGCTGTTCCGCTCTGTGTACTGCACCCATTACCATCTTTGGAATATGTACTTCGAGACACTGGTGCCAAGATATTAGTTGTTGACCCAACCTACTATGATTTATTAGCACCACTTGCAGCAGAAGAAGATATTCGCTTGCTAACAATCGAAACTGTTTTACAATCTAGGGTTAAAGCCACACTACCTATCATCGAAGATAGTCGCAGAGCTATGATTTTGTACACTAGTGGCACCACCAGCCTACCTAAAGGGGTCGTAACGACACACGCCAACTTAAATTTTCAAATTAGTACTTTAGTAGACGCTTGGAAATGGCAACAAGAGGATCACATTCTAAATGTTTTGCCTCTACATCATGTGCATGGTATTATCAATGTGATGAGTTGTGCACTTTGGGTTGGAGGATGTTGCCAATTTCTACCTAAATTTAATGCGGCTAAAGTTTGGGAATTATTTAGTCAAGGAAAGATCAATATTTTTATGGCTGTTCCAACCATATATTTCAAACTGATTAACTGTTGGGAACAAGCAACGGAAGACACACAACAAAGATGGTCAAAAGCAGTTGAAGCCTTTCGTTTGATGGTTTCTGGATCTGCTGCGTTACCTGTTCCTGTCTTAGAGAAGTGGCAAACAATCAGTGGGCATATCTTGCTTGAGCGCTATGGAATGACAGAGATAGGTATGGGCATTTCAAACCCTTATAATGGAGAAAGAAGAGCAGGTCATATTGGACAAGCATTGCCTGGCGTACAAATTCGTTTGGTCAATGAACAAGGCGTCATTAACACAGAAAATATTTCAGGCGAAATTCAAATCAAAGGACCAAATGTTTTTAAAGAGTATTGGAGAAAACCAGAAGCTACTCAAAAGGCATTTAGTGAAGATGGTTGGTTTTTGAGTGGGGATATTGCTCTGTTAAACAACAATTATTACAAGATTTTAGGAAGAGATTCTGTTGACATTATAAAATCAGGTGGTTATAAAATCTCTGCTTTAGAAATTGAAGATATTCTTAGAAAACATCCTTTAATTAGCGATTCTGCGGTTGTTGGTATTCCCAATCCTGAATGGGGAGAATTGATCGTTGCTTGCCTTGTCCTCAAAGATGGCAATCAAACTACTATTGACATAAAAGCACTGAAAGAATGGCTCAAAGAAACGCTTCCTGCCTATAAAATCCCCCGTCAGTTTATTATCCAATCTGCTTTGCCTAGAAATGTTTTGGGGAAAGTAACTAAAAATGAACTAAAAAAATGGTTTTAA
- a CDS encoding T9SS type A sorting domain-containing protein gives MKHLFLCLCFAFLYNNIVEAQVPRKIFVEHFTNTLCSHCANRNPGFYTNLNNQNEAIHISIHSGVPYTQCLLYQQNASPSDARRFYYGILGTPALIINGFSIPLNSDYSQASIFAPFQSQTSPIRIRMEQQKYGDDSMRVRVIVKTEASHNLGTEQLWVGLAEDSVFYMGPNGEAEHYDVYRASLGFLPINIPSTVGDSLVYDYTAFANVNWDFSRIFAFAMIQNTNNKSVTQSESTQPNTNNLTTGIRTIKPQNELRNVLLYPNPTQNKLNIVVEEQEETTVVLYNNLGQAMVQERFRENVTLPLGELPKGIYWLYLNNPKGVKSEKIVLE, from the coding sequence ATGAAACATCTATTTCTATGTCTGTGTTTTGCTTTTTTGTATAATAATATTGTAGAGGCACAAGTCCCTCGAAAGATATTTGTAGAACATTTTACAAACACACTTTGTTCGCATTGTGCCAATCGAAATCCTGGTTTTTATACCAATTTGAATAATCAAAATGAGGCAATACATATTTCAATACATTCAGGAGTTCCTTACACACAATGTTTGTTGTATCAACAAAATGCTTCGCCCAGTGATGCTAGGCGTTTTTATTATGGAATACTTGGAACCCCTGCTTTGATTATCAATGGTTTTTCAATTCCTTTGAACAGTGATTATAGTCAAGCGTCTATTTTTGCACCTTTTCAATCTCAGACTAGTCCTATTCGGATTCGAATGGAACAGCAAAAATATGGTGATGATTCTATGCGAGTACGTGTAATTGTTAAAACGGAAGCCAGTCACAATTTGGGAACCGAACAATTGTGGGTTGGTTTAGCCGAAGATAGTGTATTTTATATGGGACCAAATGGGGAAGCAGAACACTATGATGTATATAGAGCTAGTTTAGGTTTTTTACCGATCAATATTCCTTCAACAGTTGGAGATTCTTTGGTTTATGATTATACCGCTTTTGCGAATGTTAATTGGGACTTTTCTCGCATCTTTGCTTTTGCAATGATCCAAAATACCAATAATAAATCGGTGACACAGTCGGAGTCTACTCAGCCTAATACTAATAATTTAACAACTGGAATACGAACGATCAAGCCTCAAAATGAGCTTCGTAATGTCTTATTATACCCTAATCCAACTCAAAATAAATTGAATATTGTGGTAGAGGAGCAAGAGGAAACAACAGTTGTTTTATACAACAATTTGGGGCAAGCGATGGTGCAGGAACGTTTTAGAGAAAATGTTACTTTACCTTTAGGTGAATTGCCCAAAGGCATTTATTGGCTTTATCTAAATAATCCTAAAGGAGTTAAGAGTGAGAAAATTGTACTAGAGTAA
- a CDS encoding DUF4846 domain-containing protein, with amino-acid sequence MKLLLFLIVASLLNCTSCGEKHARSNKTAITTTPIENAIGSTTLSNSSTSTTNNTNGSKNIPAEVIQTTNNNASATLANYTQYSWLDTYHPQSALQKQIPTPPQYTRTPSSPTSFGTWLRGLPLLPKTSKVMLYNGTEKPYQEGAFRVLDIDIGQRDLQQCADAVMRLVAEYHYSKKDYDAIHFNYTSGHTIRFSDWVKGKKPIIKGSKVSFSAANNSHNTSYKNFKKYLTNIYCYAGTASLAKELKEKTISNVSPGDVFIWGGFPGHAVIVLDVAQHETTGKKIFLLAQSYMPAQSIHVLHNFNDSDLSPWYSEDFGAQLVTPEWTFDRNTLKSFDID; translated from the coding sequence ATGAAATTACTACTCTTTTTGATTGTAGCAAGTCTGCTCAATTGTACTAGTTGTGGAGAAAAACACGCTCGTTCTAATAAAACAGCAATTACTACGACACCTATAGAAAACGCAATTGGCTCTACTACTCTTTCGAATTCTTCTACCTCGACAACAAACAATACAAATGGTAGCAAAAATATTCCTGCTGAGGTTATTCAAACAACAAATAATAATGCATCCGCTACTCTAGCCAATTATACTCAGTATAGTTGGCTGGATACTTATCATCCCCAATCAGCACTTCAAAAGCAGATTCCCACACCACCCCAATACACCAGAACACCATCCTCTCCCACTAGCTTTGGGACATGGTTAAGAGGATTGCCTTTGCTTCCAAAGACATCCAAAGTCATGCTTTATAATGGCACAGAAAAGCCCTATCAAGAGGGTGCTTTTCGTGTTTTAGATATTGATATCGGACAACGTGACTTGCAACAATGTGCAGATGCTGTAATGCGCTTGGTAGCAGAATATCATTACAGCAAAAAAGATTACGATGCTATCCATTTCAATTATACAAGTGGACACACCATTCGTTTTTCAGATTGGGTTAAAGGCAAAAAACCGATTATCAAAGGCAGTAAGGTTAGTTTTAGTGCTGCAAATAATAGCCACAATACTTCTTATAAAAATTTTAAAAAGTATCTGACTAATATTTATTGCTACGCAGGAACCGCATCCTTAGCAAAAGAATTAAAAGAAAAAACAATAAGTAACGTTTCGCCTGGTGACGTTTTTATTTGGGGAGGATTTCCAGGGCATGCCGTTATTGTGTTAGACGTGGCGCAACATGAAACAACGGGTAAAAAGATTTTTTTACTCGCTCAAAGCTATATGCCTGCTCAAAGTATACACGTTTTGCATAACTTCAACGATTCTGACCTGTCCCCTTGGTATTCCGAAGATTTTGGCGCGCAGCTTGTAACTCCTGAATGGACATTTGATCGTAATACGCTTAAAAGTTTTGACATTGATTGA
- a CDS encoding DUF547 domain-containing protein has translation MKKLLLSVLLTAIYTHLFAATPIKDAAEFFIKADDFFKAYAIEGNIKYADLKQDRSDLALLVDFIGETPVNSVDVYRRKAYLINCYNLLVINAVLETYPIEKVADTNKFFKKDKHKVGKEMMTLDHLEYKIIFKEYKDPRLHFVLVCAAKGCPPIPSFAYTPGDVNNQINRQCQLALDDPSFLYLEKENNMVKLSPIFKWYKDDFFPSIPEFINAHRSTKIPHDYSLDFYEYDWTLNAWK, from the coding sequence ATGAAAAAGCTCCTATTATCTGTCTTATTAACGGCAATCTATACGCACCTTTTTGCAGCTACTCCCATCAAAGATGCTGCTGAATTTTTTATCAAAGCGGATGACTTTTTTAAGGCATATGCCATAGAAGGCAATATCAAATATGCCGATCTAAAACAAGATCGCTCCGACTTAGCACTTCTCGTTGATTTTATTGGCGAGACTCCCGTTAACTCTGTTGACGTTTATAGACGCAAAGCTTACTTAATTAATTGCTACAATCTATTGGTTATAAATGCTGTGTTGGAAACTTATCCGATAGAAAAAGTTGCGGACACGAACAAATTCTTTAAAAAAGATAAACATAAAGTAGGCAAAGAGATGATGACATTGGATCATTTAGAGTATAAAATCATATTTAAGGAATATAAAGACCCTAGGCTTCATTTTGTCTTGGTTTGTGCTGCCAAAGGTTGCCCTCCTATCCCATCATTTGCATATACTCCTGGAGATGTCAACAATCAAATCAATCGCCAATGCCAATTGGCATTAGACGACCCTTCTTTTTTGTACTTAGAAAAAGAAAACAATATGGTAAAATTATCTCCTATTTTTAAATGGTATAAAGATGATTTTTTCCCTTCAATTCCCGAATTTATCAATGCACATCGCAGCACCAAAATCCCTCACGATTATTCATTGGATTTTTATGAATATGACTGGACATTAAATGCGTGGAAATAA